In Streptomyces sp. NBC_00448, the following are encoded in one genomic region:
- a CDS encoding tetratricopeptide repeat protein → MHSLVGQGRFAEAHALISDAFVERNGSAGYLLRAWVLAQEQRPAEARDAVDWALAIASPAEAGDVFVLAGVVLLSLDEAHAALTVALRATGADPDGWEPSVLLSDVYRRLGRIPDAIAAARRAVALAPREAEAQIALARSLSAGRGVFGRIPRRNRAEHRAAAERALTLGAAPGQLVVPRGGAVLGGVGLAVFLGVQLYRIETGGTWELVAAGIVFGVTFGLIGVLAAMGSRRSGVSARTRLRGVRATTRTEMVGDEWLWRIAAVHVATVLPLPALLTTGLVADRAWRGAPWPLWSVALLSVAGLAAVCAVLLSVPWWYGEMFARRILRYAGLVRLQLTATGLLIGGTLALAVRGRTSTEAWAPVALGHLCWTVGGWLAASVFSARLHVLRRRAL, encoded by the coding sequence GTGCACTCCCTGGTGGGCCAGGGCCGGTTCGCCGAGGCGCACGCGCTGATCAGTGACGCCTTCGTGGAGCGCAACGGCAGCGCGGGGTACCTGCTGCGCGCCTGGGTGCTCGCGCAGGAGCAGCGGCCCGCGGAGGCCCGCGACGCCGTCGACTGGGCGCTGGCGATCGCCTCGCCCGCCGAGGCCGGCGACGTCTTCGTGCTGGCCGGGGTGGTGCTGCTGTCGCTGGACGAGGCGCACGCCGCGCTCACCGTGGCGCTGCGGGCGACCGGGGCGGACCCCGACGGCTGGGAGCCGTCGGTGCTGCTCTCCGACGTCTACCGGCGGCTCGGCCGTATCCCCGACGCGATCGCGGCCGCCCGCCGCGCGGTCGCGCTCGCCCCGCGCGAGGCGGAGGCGCAGATCGCGCTGGCCCGCTCGCTGTCCGCGGGGCGCGGCGTGTTCGGGCGGATACCGCGCCGCAACCGCGCGGAGCACCGTGCGGCGGCCGAGCGGGCGCTCACGCTCGGCGCGGCACCCGGGCAGCTCGTGGTGCCGCGCGGAGGCGCGGTGCTCGGCGGCGTGGGGCTGGCGGTCTTCCTCGGGGTGCAGCTCTACCGGATCGAGACCGGCGGGACCTGGGAGCTGGTGGCCGCCGGGATCGTCTTCGGGGTCACCTTCGGGTTGATCGGGGTGCTGGCCGCCATGGGGTCCCGGCGGTCCGGGGTGAGCGCGCGCACGCGGTTGCGCGGGGTCCGCGCCACCACCCGCACCGAGATGGTCGGCGACGAATGGCTGTGGCGGATCGCCGCGGTGCATGTCGCGACGGTCCTGCCGCTGCCCGCGCTGCTCACGACCGGGCTCGTCGCCGACCGGGCGTGGCGCGGCGCGCCCTGGCCGCTGTGGTCCGTGGCCCTGCTCTCCGTGGCCGGGCTCGCCGCGGTCTGCGCGGTCCTGCTGAGCGTGCCCTGGTGGTACGGCGAGATGTTCGCCCGCCGCATCCTTCGCTACGCCGGACTGGTCCGGCTCCAACTCACCGCCACGGGGCTCCTGATCGGAGGGACCCTCGCGCTCGCGGTGCGCGGGCGGACCTCCACGGAGGCGTGGGCGCCGGTCGCCCTCGGGCACCTGTGCTGGACGGTCGGAGGGTGGCTCGCCGCGAGCGTCTTCTCCGCCCGCCTCCACGTGTTGCGGCGCCGCGCGCTCTAG
- a CDS encoding beta-N-acetylhexosaminidase, with amino-acid sequence MDLIPMPSDATTYSADDEVFTLRPETVIAAGPGTEAAARWLRGTVGAATGLPLSAGEASGGGAVRLAVDETVPGGPEGYRLTVDPVGGVRITGAGPAGVFWGAQTFRQLLGPDAFRRAPLAERTWTVPACHLADAPRFGWRGFMLDVARHFMPKDVVFRYLDLMAAHKLNVLHLHLTDDQGWRVEIRRHPRLTEVGAWRERTKVGLRESPLWDERPHGGYYTQDDIREIVGYAAARHITVVPEVDIPGHSQAAISAYPELGNTDVLDTSALPVLTSWGVNPNVLAPTEAVLRFYEEVFTELLELFPGTFFHIGGDECPKEQWTASLAAKDRIVELGLRDEDELQSRLISHFDRWLAERGRRLIGWDEIMEGGLPEGATVSSWRGCRGGITAARAGHDVVMCPESHVYLDWRQSDSPDEPVPIGYVRTLEDVYRFEPVPPELTPQEAAHVIGTQANVWTEVLDSVRAVDYMVFPRLAAFAEVAWSALGAPADRDWPDFQARMRTHYARLDALGVEYRPPGGPLPWQRRPGVLGRPKPGSPPIV; translated from the coding sequence ATGGATCTCATCCCCATGCCGAGCGACGCCACGACGTACTCCGCCGACGACGAAGTCTTCACGCTGCGGCCGGAGACGGTGATCGCGGCCGGGCCGGGTACGGAGGCGGCCGCGCGGTGGCTGCGGGGCACCGTGGGCGCGGCGACGGGGTTGCCGCTTTCCGCGGGGGAGGCGTCGGGCGGGGGAGCCGTGCGGCTGGCGGTGGACGAGACGGTGCCGGGCGGGCCGGAGGGGTACCGCCTGACCGTCGACCCGGTGGGCGGCGTACGGATCACCGGCGCGGGCCCGGCCGGCGTCTTCTGGGGCGCCCAGACGTTCCGCCAACTCCTCGGCCCAGACGCCTTCCGCCGTGCCCCGCTGGCCGAACGCACCTGGACCGTACCGGCCTGCCACCTCGCCGACGCCCCCCGCTTCGGCTGGCGCGGCTTCATGCTGGACGTGGCCCGCCACTTCATGCCGAAGGACGTGGTCTTCCGCTACCTCGACCTGATGGCCGCGCACAAGCTCAACGTGCTGCACCTGCACCTCACCGACGACCAGGGCTGGCGGGTGGAGATCCGCCGCCACCCCCGCCTCACCGAGGTCGGCGCCTGGCGCGAGCGCACCAAGGTCGGCCTGCGCGAGTCCCCGCTGTGGGACGAGCGCCCGCACGGCGGCTACTACACGCAGGACGACATCCGCGAGATCGTCGGATACGCCGCCGCCCGGCACATCACCGTCGTTCCCGAGGTGGACATCCCCGGCCACTCCCAGGCCGCCATCTCCGCCTACCCGGAACTCGGCAACACCGACGTGCTCGACACCAGCGCCCTGCCGGTGCTCACCAGTTGGGGCGTGAACCCCAACGTGCTCGCCCCGACCGAGGCCGTGCTGCGCTTCTACGAGGAGGTGTTCACCGAACTGCTGGAGCTGTTCCCCGGCACGTTCTTCCACATCGGCGGCGACGAGTGCCCCAAGGAGCAGTGGACCGCCTCGCTCGCCGCGAAGGACCGCATCGTCGAACTCGGCCTGCGCGACGAGGACGAACTCCAGAGCCGGCTGATCAGCCACTTCGACCGCTGGCTCGCCGAGCGCGGCCGGCGGCTGATCGGGTGGGACGAGATCATGGAGGGCGGCCTGCCGGAAGGCGCCACGGTCTCCTCCTGGCGCGGGTGCCGCGGCGGAATCACCGCCGCCCGGGCCGGACACGACGTCGTGATGTGCCCGGAGAGCCATGTCTATCTCGACTGGCGACAGTCCGACTCGCCCGACGAGCCGGTGCCCATCGGGTACGTCCGCACCCTGGAGGACGTCTACCGGTTCGAGCCGGTCCCACCGGAGTTGACGCCGCAGGAGGCCGCCCACGTCATCGGCACCCAGGCCAACGTCTGGACCGAGGTGCTCGATTCGGTCCGCGCGGTCGACTACATGGTCTTCCCCCGGCTGGCCGCCTTCGCCGAGGTCGCCTGGTCCGCGCTCGGCGCCCCCGCCGACCGGGACTGGCCGGACTTCCAGGCCCGGATGCGCACCCACTACGCCCGGCTCGACGCTCTCGGCGTCGAATACCGCCCACCCGGCGGCCCGCTGCCCTGGCAGCGCCGCCCCGGCGTCCTCGGCCGCCCGAAGCCCGGTTCGCCCCCGATCGTGTGA
- a CDS encoding carboxymuconolactone decarboxylase family protein produces the protein MTRRGSYAQQAPDVFRTMLAFSQAAVKGLDPVIGELVKIRASQINRCAFCLDMHVKDARKAGESDERIDLLAAWEEVDGLYTDKERAALALTEAVTVLTEGFVPDEVYARAAAHFDEAELTRLVSAIVAINAWNRFNVTFRTAPGSQA, from the coding sequence ATGACGCGACGAGGGAGTTACGCACAGCAGGCGCCGGACGTGTTCAGGACGATGCTGGCGTTCAGTCAGGCGGCCGTGAAGGGGCTCGACCCGGTGATCGGGGAACTGGTGAAGATCAGGGCCTCGCAGATCAACCGGTGCGCGTTCTGCCTGGACATGCACGTGAAGGACGCGCGGAAGGCGGGCGAGAGCGACGAGCGGATCGACCTGCTGGCGGCGTGGGAGGAGGTCGACGGGCTCTACACCGACAAGGAGCGGGCGGCGCTGGCGCTGACCGAGGCGGTCACGGTGCTCACCGAGGGGTTCGTGCCGGACGAGGTGTACGCGCGGGCCGCGGCGCACTTCGACGAGGCCGAACTGACCCGGCTGGTCAGCGCGATCGTGGCGATCAACGCGTGGAACCGCTTCAACGTGACGTTCCGCACGGCCCCCGGGAGCCAGGCATGA
- a CDS encoding SPFH domain-containing protein, protein MGVGLFDAIRGEFIDIVEWTDDSRDTIVWRFPRHDNEIKMGAKLIVRESQTAVFVNEGQIADVYTPGTYTLQTQNMPILSTLKGWKYGFDSPFKAEVYFVTTRQFTDMKWGTANPVIVRDAEFGMVRLRAFGSFAAKVVDAPALLRELAGTDPQFRTEEVQEYLRQLIVGRLSNALATSGVPMLDLATQQDAIGARLAVVLSQELASVGISVPKFVIENISLPPEVEQAIDTRSRMGIAGNLDQFTQFQAANAIGEAARNPGGAGEGVGLGIGMAMGQRIAAGLTPQAPAAPATAAPAAAAPAAPAPAPAAAAPPPLPQPAQWFVGIGGAQQGPYDAAALSGLVGAGTLTRETLVWKDGMAGWLPAAQVPEVGGLFGAVPPPLPPQA, encoded by the coding sequence ATGGGCGTGGGTCTGTTCGACGCGATCCGGGGCGAGTTCATCGACATCGTGGAGTGGACCGACGACAGTCGGGACACCATCGTGTGGCGCTTCCCCCGGCACGACAACGAGATCAAGATGGGCGCCAAGCTCATCGTGCGCGAGTCCCAGACCGCGGTGTTCGTCAACGAGGGCCAGATCGCCGACGTCTACACGCCTGGCACCTACACCCTCCAGACCCAGAACATGCCGATCCTGTCCACGCTGAAGGGCTGGAAGTACGGCTTCGACTCGCCGTTCAAGGCCGAGGTGTACTTCGTCACGACCCGCCAGTTCACCGACATGAAGTGGGGGACGGCGAACCCGGTGATCGTGCGGGACGCCGAGTTCGGGATGGTACGGCTGCGGGCGTTCGGCTCGTTCGCCGCGAAGGTGGTGGACGCGCCCGCGCTGCTGCGCGAACTGGCCGGCACCGACCCGCAGTTCCGCACCGAGGAGGTGCAGGAGTACCTGCGGCAGCTCATCGTCGGGCGGCTGTCCAACGCACTGGCCACCTCGGGCGTGCCGATGCTGGACCTGGCCACGCAGCAGGACGCGATCGGCGCCCGGCTGGCCGTGGTGCTCAGCCAGGAGCTGGCGTCGGTCGGCATCTCGGTGCCGAAGTTCGTGATCGAGAACATCTCGCTGCCGCCGGAGGTCGAGCAGGCCATCGACACCCGCTCGCGGATGGGCATCGCGGGCAACCTCGACCAGTTCACGCAGTTCCAGGCGGCGAACGCGATCGGGGAGGCGGCCCGCAACCCGGGCGGCGCGGGCGAGGGCGTCGGCCTGGGCATCGGCATGGCGATGGGCCAGCGGATCGCCGCGGGGCTCACCCCGCAGGCCCCGGCGGCTCCCGCGACCGCGGCCCCGGCCGCCGCCGCCCCGGCCGCACCCGCACCAGCCCCCGCCGCGGCCGCCCCGCCGCCGCTGCCCCAGCCCGCCCAGTGGTTCGTCGGGATCGGCGGCGCCCAGCAGGGCCCGTACGACGCCGCCGCGCTGTCCGGCCTGGTCGGCGCGGGCACCCTCACCCGCGAGACGCTGGTCTGGAAGGACGGCATGGCCGGATGGCTGCCGGCCGCCCAGGTCCCCGAGGTCGGCGGGCTGTTCGGGGCCGTACCGCCGCCGCTGCCGCCGCAGGCGTGA
- a CDS encoding isocitrate lyase/PEP mutase family protein: MSGTAIGGKAAVLRALHHDRAADDPLVLPGPWDAASAKVFADAGFPALATPSAGVSASLGYPDGQGTPPAEMFAAIRRITRAVDVPVSADVEAGYGLPAAELVERLLEAGAVGCNLEDSDPATGALRDPGAQAEFLAEVRAAAGDALVLNARVDTYLAGADRTPAAAIARGRRYAEAGVDVIYPILAGPQTLGLIAEGVGLPVNALCKPGGPAPRELGVFGATRVTFGGGMQHQAMDDLRVTAEALRG; encoded by the coding sequence ATGAGCGGCACGGCCATCGGCGGCAAGGCCGCCGTCCTGCGCGCCCTGCACCACGACCGGGCGGCCGACGATCCGCTGGTGCTGCCCGGACCGTGGGACGCCGCGAGCGCGAAAGTGTTCGCGGATGCCGGCTTCCCCGCGCTGGCCACGCCCAGCGCGGGGGTCTCGGCGTCGCTCGGCTACCCCGACGGGCAGGGCACTCCCCCGGCCGAGATGTTCGCCGCGATCCGCCGGATCACCCGGGCCGTGGACGTGCCGGTCAGCGCGGACGTCGAGGCCGGATACGGGCTGCCCGCCGCGGAGTTGGTGGAGCGGCTGCTCGAAGCGGGGGCCGTCGGGTGCAACCTGGAGGACTCCGACCCGGCGACGGGTGCGCTGCGGGACCCGGGCGCCCAGGCGGAGTTCCTCGCGGAGGTGCGGGCCGCGGCGGGCGACGCGCTCGTCCTCAACGCGCGCGTCGACACGTATCTGGCGGGGGCCGACCGTACGCCCGCGGCCGCGATCGCCCGAGGGCGGCGGTACGCCGAGGCCGGGGTGGACGTGATCTACCCGATCCTCGCCGGTCCGCAGACGCTCGGCCTGATCGCCGAGGGGGTCGGGCTCCCCGTCAACGCGCTGTGCAAGCCGGGCGGGCCGGCGCCCCGCGAACTCGGGGTGTTCGGCGCCACCCGGGTGACCTTCGGGGGAGGCATGCAGCACCAGGCGATGGACGATCTCCGCGTCACCGCGGAGGCGTTGCGGGGCTGA
- a CDS encoding xanthine dehydrogenase family protein molybdopterin-binding subunit, protein MAGQGGEPHGIGAPVPSTEALPKAQGTYPYAADLWAEGLLWAAVLRSPYPHARITRIDTSDAVAMPGVRAVVTHEDVPGDAMHGRKVADRPVFAHDVVRHHGEPIAAVAADHPDTARLAAAAILVEYDVLEPVTDPEKAFAAEPLHPDGNLIRHIPLRFGDPEAVGEVVVEGLYRVGRQDPAPIGAEAGLAVPRPDGGVELYVASTDPHADRDIAAACFGLEADRVKVVVTGVPGAMGDREDSGIQLPLGLLALRTGCPVKFVATREESFLGHAHRHPTLLRYRHHADAEGRLVKVEAQVLLDAGAYADASSDALAAAVAFAAGPYVVPHVFVEGWVVRTNNPPSGHVRGEGALQVCAAYEGQMDKLAAKLGLDPAEIRMRNVLATGDLLPTGQTVTCPAPVGELLKAVRDADLPPLPDGDDESQWLLPGGVSGAGEPGAVRRGVGYALGMVHLLGAEGADEVSTATVRIHDGRATVICAAVETGQGFTTLARQIVQEVLGVDDVRVLPSDTDQPPAGPAARGRHTWVSGGAVERAAKMVRTQLLQPLAAKFGMSVELLSIADGKITSYDGVLSTTVAETLDGKELWATAQCRPHPTDRLDDNGQGDAFVGLTFCAIRAVVDVDIELGAVRVVELAVAQDVGRVLNPRQLAARIEAGVTQGLGLALMEDLRAPRGIVKRPNLTGYPLPTALDAPDVRIVKLVEERDVVAPFGAKAVSAVPVVTSPAAVAAAVRAATGRPVNRLPIRPQAAVVKPPTP, encoded by the coding sequence CTGGCCGGCCAGGGCGGCGAACCGCACGGCATCGGCGCGCCGGTGCCCTCCACCGAGGCGCTGCCGAAGGCGCAGGGCACCTACCCGTACGCCGCCGACCTGTGGGCCGAGGGGCTGCTGTGGGCCGCGGTGCTGCGCTCGCCGTACCCGCACGCGCGGATCACCCGGATCGACACCTCCGACGCGGTCGCGATGCCCGGCGTACGCGCCGTCGTCACCCACGAGGACGTGCCCGGCGACGCCATGCACGGCCGCAAGGTCGCCGACCGGCCGGTCTTCGCCCACGACGTCGTACGCCACCACGGCGAGCCCATCGCCGCGGTCGCCGCCGACCACCCCGACACCGCCCGGCTGGCCGCCGCCGCGATCCTCGTCGAGTACGACGTGCTGGAGCCGGTCACCGACCCGGAGAAGGCGTTCGCGGCGGAACCGCTGCACCCCGACGGCAACCTGATCCGGCACATCCCGCTGCGCTTCGGCGACCCGGAGGCGGTCGGCGAGGTCGTGGTGGAGGGCCTGTACCGGGTCGGCCGCCAGGACCCCGCGCCGATCGGCGCCGAGGCCGGCCTGGCCGTCCCGCGCCCCGACGGCGGCGTGGAGCTCTACGTCGCCTCCACCGACCCGCACGCCGACCGGGACATCGCCGCCGCCTGCTTCGGGCTCGAAGCCGACCGGGTCAAGGTCGTCGTCACCGGAGTGCCCGGCGCGATGGGTGACCGCGAGGACTCCGGCATCCAGCTCCCGCTGGGCCTGCTGGCGCTGCGCACCGGCTGCCCGGTGAAGTTCGTGGCCACCCGCGAGGAGTCCTTCCTCGGCCACGCCCACCGCCACCCGACCCTGTTGCGCTACCGCCACCACGCCGACGCCGAGGGCCGCCTGGTCAAGGTCGAGGCGCAGGTGCTGCTCGACGCGGGCGCCTACGCCGACGCGTCCTCCGACGCGCTCGCCGCCGCGGTCGCCTTCGCGGCCGGCCCCTACGTGGTGCCGCACGTCTTCGTCGAGGGCTGGGTGGTGCGCACCAACAACCCGCCGTCCGGGCACGTACGCGGTGAGGGCGCCCTCCAGGTCTGCGCGGCCTACGAGGGCCAGATGGACAAGCTCGCCGCCAAACTCGGCCTGGACCCGGCCGAGATCCGGATGCGCAACGTCCTGGCCACCGGCGACCTGCTGCCCACCGGCCAGACCGTCACCTGCCCGGCGCCGGTCGGCGAACTCCTCAAGGCCGTGCGCGACGCCGACCTGCCGCCGCTGCCCGACGGCGACGACGAGTCCCAGTGGCTGCTGCCCGGCGGCGTCTCCGGCGCCGGCGAGCCCGGGGCGGTGCGCCGCGGGGTCGGCTACGCGCTCGGCATGGTGCACCTGCTGGGCGCCGAGGGCGCCGACGAGGTGTCCACCGCGACCGTACGCATCCACGACGGCCGCGCCACCGTCATCTGCGCCGCCGTCGAGACCGGGCAGGGGTTCACCACGCTGGCCCGGCAGATCGTGCAGGAGGTGCTGGGCGTCGACGACGTGCGGGTGCTGCCGTCCGACACCGACCAGCCGCCCGCCGGGCCCGCCGCCCGTGGGCGGCACACCTGGGTGTCGGGCGGGGCGGTGGAGCGCGCCGCGAAGATGGTCCGCACCCAGCTGCTCCAGCCGCTCGCCGCGAAGTTCGGCATGTCCGTGGAGCTGCTGTCCATCGCCGACGGCAAGATCACGTCCTACGACGGGGTGCTGTCCACGACGGTCGCCGAGACGCTCGACGGCAAGGAGCTGTGGGCGACCGCGCAGTGCCGCCCGCACCCCACCGACCGGCTCGACGACAACGGCCAGGGCGACGCCTTCGTCGGGCTCACCTTCTGCGCGATCCGCGCGGTGGTCGACGTCGACATCGAGCTGGGCGCGGTGCGGGTGGTCGAGCTCGCCGTCGCCCAGGACGTCGGGCGCGTGCTCAACCCGCGCCAGCTCGCCGCCCGGATCGAGGCCGGCGTCACCCAGGGGCTGGGGCTGGCCCTCATGGAGGACCTGCGGGCGCCGCGCGGCATCGTCAAGCGGCCCAACCTCACCGGGTATCCGCTGCCGACCGCCCTCGACGCGCCCGACGTCCGTATCGTCAAGCTCGTCGAGGAACGTGACGTCGTCGCGCCCTTCGGGGCCAAGGCCGTCTCCGCGGTGCCCGTCGTCACCTCACCGGCCGCCGTCGCCGCGGCGGTCCGCGCGGCCACCGGCCGCCCCGTCAACCGCCTCCCTATCCGCCCCCAGGCAGCCGTCGTCAAACCCCCCACCCCGTAA
- a CDS encoding FAD binding domain-containing protein — translation MSTYARQEAANVTLPSSLDEAVAALADMPSAVPVAGGTDLMASVNSGLLRPAALVGLGRISEIRGWQYADGAALLGAGLTHARMGRPDFAALIPALAAAARSAGPPQIRNAGTLGGNIASAAPTGDALPVLAALEASVILAGPDGDRELPVSHLLTGMDPLRPGELLAFVRIPLLHAPQTFLKATGRTGPGRAVASVALVVDPARRQVRCSVGAVAPVPLRPLEAEQWVAGLIDWDGERSLAPEACTAFGEYVAAACIPDQPGVELPPAAVQLRRTVAALSRRALGRALA, via the coding sequence GTGAGCACGTATGCACGGCAGGAGGCGGCGAACGTCACGCTGCCCTCCTCGCTCGACGAGGCGGTGGCGGCACTGGCCGACATGCCCAGTGCCGTGCCCGTCGCCGGGGGCACCGACCTGATGGCGTCGGTCAACTCCGGCCTGCTGCGCCCGGCCGCGCTCGTCGGCCTCGGCCGGATCAGCGAGATCCGCGGCTGGCAGTACGCCGACGGGGCCGCCCTGCTCGGCGCGGGACTGACCCACGCCCGCATGGGGCGCCCCGACTTCGCCGCGCTGATCCCCGCGCTGGCCGCCGCCGCCCGCTCCGCGGGCCCCCCGCAGATCCGCAACGCCGGCACCCTCGGCGGCAACATCGCCAGCGCCGCGCCCACCGGCGACGCCCTGCCGGTGCTGGCCGCCCTGGAGGCGAGCGTGATCCTCGCCGGGCCGGACGGCGACCGCGAACTGCCGGTCAGCCACCTGCTCACCGGCATGGACCCGCTGCGCCCCGGGGAGTTGCTCGCCTTCGTCCGTATCCCGCTGCTGCACGCCCCGCAGACGTTCCTCAAGGCCACCGGGCGCACCGGACCCGGCCGGGCGGTCGCCTCGGTCGCCCTCGTCGTCGACCCCGCCCGGCGCCAGGTGCGCTGCTCGGTCGGCGCCGTCGCGCCCGTGCCGCTGCGGCCGTTGGAGGCCGAGCAGTGGGTGGCGGGGCTGATCGACTGGGACGGCGAGCGCAGCCTCGCCCCGGAGGCGTGCACCGCCTTCGGGGAGTACGTGGCCGCCGCCTGCATCCCCGACCAGCCAGGTGTCGAACTGCCACCCGCCGCCGTCCAGTTGCGCCGCACCGTGGCCGCACTGTCCCGCCGAGCGCTCGGGAGGGCCCTGGCATGA
- a CDS encoding DUF3039 domain-containing protein, with protein sequence MSTLEPERGAGTGTLVEPTPQLSHGDGDHERYAHYVQKDKIMASALEGTPVVALCGKVWVPGRDPKKYPVCPMCKEIYEGMPAGGGANDKSGSGKSGRGGNG encoded by the coding sequence ATGAGCACTCTTGAGCCCGAGCGCGGGGCGGGCACCGGCACACTGGTCGAGCCGACTCCGCAGCTCTCCCACGGTGACGGCGACCACGAGCGCTACGCGCACTACGTCCAGAAGGACAAGATCATGGCGAGCGCGCTGGAAGGCACGCCCGTCGTCGCGCTCTGCGGCAAGGTCTGGGTCCCCGGCCGGGACCCGAAGAAGTACCCGGTCTGCCCGATGTGCAAGGAGATCTACGAGGGCATGCCGGCCGGCGGCGGCGCCAACGACAAGTCCGGCTCCGGCAAGTCCGGAAGGGGCGGCAACGGCTGA
- a CDS encoding 2Fe-2S iron-sulfur cluster-binding protein, which yields MTDQQPNERDQQGRHGPGTSGAWQPVPGGGDYDPDQTMHVSFAAQLPPEPRPGEDPLGAHGPAGPGWSGHSEEEAGYLENGGYQVGQPLYGPGPGGGSAYDYRPQEQQPGPHGGHSGRLPGNPERPGNPERPYEHGGHGGYGGGQDVPAGAPGGGHGDGHGDGGSGTGGLGAGGTGGAAGVGGAGGTGGDHDPVTAWSIPVIREESEAESGEYSLGAFSPSWDQTPSPAPTQSFPAGMFGQGAAAAAQAARERAAAERERGGAEAPSDPGSGHWEMPFTGPEGGDAVPWLPAHAPAADAAWSGIVDDPEGPPPAPRAPHVPSALSAPSTADGIDTGQDRPAGHDAAAGGEIPYSVPSFDQPAAVDEPAGYGEDVGSARPGGHGDPAGLADLAIPDDLRESAATPGADRPDDAEAAEAAEAAEVSGTDGASPHDVGPELGSDVGPDFGAGPGQDGQDGADGNPHGDDASDGDPGAAPDAAADFGTADAGSADPDPAEPFESPEPTRSEHPLASYMLRVNGTDRPVTDAWLGESLLYVLRERLGLAGAKDGCEQGECGACSVQVDGRLVASCLVPAATAAGSEVRTVEGLTVDGRPSDVQCALADSGAVQCGFCIPGMAMTVHDLLEGNHKPTDLDVRQALSGNLCRCSGYRGVLDAVRSVVAARDTGRDPDDPAAAGPDDPARVPHQGGSAGSGGAQ from the coding sequence ATGACCGACCAGCAGCCGAACGAGCGGGACCAGCAGGGCCGGCACGGTCCCGGCACCTCCGGCGCCTGGCAGCCGGTGCCCGGTGGCGGGGACTACGACCCCGACCAGACCATGCACGTCTCCTTCGCCGCCCAACTCCCGCCCGAGCCGCGCCCCGGCGAGGACCCGCTCGGCGCGCACGGCCCGGCCGGCCCCGGCTGGTCCGGCCACTCCGAGGAGGAAGCCGGCTACCTGGAGAACGGCGGCTACCAGGTCGGTCAGCCGCTGTACGGGCCCGGCCCGGGCGGCGGCTCGGCGTACGACTACCGGCCGCAGGAGCAGCAACCCGGCCCGCACGGCGGGCACTCCGGCCGGCTGCCCGGCAACCCCGAGCGGCCCGGCAACCCCGAGCGGCCCTACGAGCACGGGGGGCACGGGGGATACGGCGGCGGGCAGGATGTCCCGGCCGGTGCTCCCGGTGGCGGGCACGGCGACGGGCACGGCGACGGCGGTTCGGGCACCGGCGGCCTTGGCGCGGGCGGAACCGGTGGCGCGGCCGGCGTCGGCGGTGCGGGCGGTACGGGTGGCGACCACGACCCGGTCACCGCCTGGTCGATCCCGGTCATAAGGGAGGAGTCCGAGGCCGAGTCCGGCGAGTACTCCCTCGGTGCCTTCTCACCCTCCTGGGACCAGACGCCCTCACCGGCGCCCACCCAGTCCTTCCCCGCGGGCATGTTCGGCCAGGGTGCCGCTGCCGCCGCCCAGGCGGCGCGGGAGCGGGCCGCGGCCGAGCGGGAGCGCGGCGGCGCCGAGGCGCCGTCCGACCCCGGCAGCGGCCACTGGGAGATGCCGTTCACCGGCCCCGAGGGCGGCGACGCGGTGCCGTGGCTGCCCGCGCACGCGCCGGCGGCGGACGCGGCCTGGTCGGGCATCGTGGACGACCCCGAGGGCCCGCCTCCCGCGCCCCGCGCGCCTCACGTCCCTTCCGCGCTGTCCGCGCCTTCCACGGCCGACGGCATCGACACCGGGCAGGACCGGCCCGCGGGCCACGACGCCGCCGCGGGCGGCGAGATCCCCTACTCCGTACCGTCCTTCGACCAGCCGGCCGCCGTCGACGAGCCGGCCGGGTACGGCGAGGACGTCGGATCGGCCCGGCCCGGCGGCCACGGCGACCCCGCGGGCCTCGCCGACCTCGCGATCCCGGACGACCTGCGGGAGTCCGCGGCAACACCCGGCGCGGACCGCCCGGATGACGCCGAGGCCGCCGAGGCCGCCGAGGCCGCCGAAGTGTCCGGCACCGACGGCGCGTCCCCGCACGACGTCGGCCCCGAACTCGGCTCCGACGTCGGCCCCGACTTCGGCGCCGGACCCGGCCAGGACGGTCAGGACGGCGCGGACGGCAACCCGCACGGCGACGACGCGTCCGACGGCGACCCCGGCGCCGCCCCGGACGCCGCGGCCGACTTCGGCACCGCGGACGCCGGTTCGGCCGATCCGGACCCGGCGGAGCCGTTCGAATCCCCCGAGCCGACCCGCAGCGAGCACCCGCTCGCCTCCTACATGCTCCGGGTCAACGGCACCGACCGGCCCGTCACCGACGCCTGGCTCGGCGAGTCCCTGCTGTACGTCCTGCGCGAGCGGCTGGGCCTGGCCGGCGCCAAGGACGGCTGCGAGCAGGGCGAGTGCGGCGCCTGCTCCGTCCAGGTCGACGGGCGGCTGGTGGCGTCCTGCCTGGTGCCCGCGGCGACCGCGGCCGGCAGCGAGGTGCGCACCGTCGAGGGCCTGACCGTCGACGGCCGGCCCTCCGACGTCCAGTGCGCGCTCGCCGACAGCGGCGCGGTGCAGTGCGGCTTCTGCATCCCCGGCATGGCGATGACCGTCCACGACCTGCTCGAAGGCAACCACAAGCCCACCGACCTGGACGTCCGCCAGGCGCTCAGCGGCAACCTCTGCCGCTGCTCGGGCTACCGCGGCGTCCTCGACGCCGTCCGCTCGGTCGTCGCCGCGCGCGACACCGGCCGCGACCCCGACGACCCCGCGGCCGCGGGGCCCGACGACCCCGCCCGCGTCCCCCACCAGGGCGGCTCCGCGGGCTCGGGAGGTGCCCAGTGA